TGGAAAAACACTGAGCACGTTTATAATTACTTTCCAATCGGAGTTTCTATCCTTGCATTGCCTTTTGTATTTGTAGGAGAATATGTGTTTGAGCTTTTGCTGATAATAAATCCTGATATAAAAACACATCTTCAGGAAAAAGGATTCACATTAATAAATGTTACAAATTATTATTATGTTGTTGAGTATTTTATTGCTTCTTTAATTGTAGCATTGTGCGCCTGCTTTTGTTTTCTTATTGCGAGAAGATTTATCAACGTTAAGCATGCAATGATTCTTACTTTTATTTTTGCCTTCTGTACTTCATTATGGTCAGTTGCAGGCAGAGCATTATGGATGCATGGTCCGCTGATGTTATTTTTGCTTATAACAATTTATTATCTCACTTCAGAAAAATTAAGTGTTAAAAGAGTAATAGAGCTTGGTATAATGCTCTCTTTTACTTTTATTATAAGGCCAACGGGTCTCATTTTTTACTTTGCCATTTTATTATATTTTATACTTACCAACAAAAAGTTTGCGGTTATATATCTGGTATCAGGTTTGGCAGTATTCGCAGGATTTTTTATTCTTAATTATTCTATTTACGGAACTATATTCTCTCCATATTATCAATACTATGTAAACATTTTATCTGATGCAGGACACCCGAATTTTTTTGAAGCATTTGCAGGCAATATGTTCAGCCCCGGTAAAGGGTTATTAATTTTTACTCCAGTGTTAATCTTTTCTGCCATTGGTATCTATATTAAAATTAAAATGAAATCTTTTAACAAACTTGATTTCATATTACTTACAATTTTTATTTTATATTACATTTCAATATCATTGGTAACTAAATGGTGGGATGGCTGGTCCTTTGGGCCAAGGTATATCTCCGATGTATTGCCTATTTTAATATATTTCATAATTCCTTACTTTAGCTATCCTGAGTTTTTTAAAAACCGTAAAGCAATGGATATACTTCTTGCCGTGCTTATAACTATAAGCTTTTTAATTCATACCAGGGGAGCGCTTGATGTGAAAGTGTGGATTGAATGGAACGGTAAACCGAATGATATAGATACTCACCCGGAAAGAATGTGGGATTGGAAAGACCCGCCGTTTCTCCGTTAATATTAATTGTAAACTGATTCCAATATCTTTATATAGTCTTCTCTGCCTATGGGTTTCACAAGATAGTCTTTTACAAACGGAAATAATTTCACCTGCTGCTTATCAATCAAACTAATTGAAGAAGATAGAATATAAAAACAGATTTTCTTGGGAAGATTAATTTTAAGATTAGAATACTCCTTTAAAAACTGCCATCCATCCATAAACGGCATCTGTATATCAAGAAAAATTACATCAGGAATTTCTTCAGGGGTGTTCGAATTTTTTATCACGTATTCCAATAACTCCTGGCCATTTTCAAACTGAAAAAGTCTGTCTATAATGTTTAAAGATTTTAAAACCTTTGCTGTTATAAATTGGAACACTTTGTCATCATCAACTAGACCTACAAATACGGTTTTACCGTTAATCATTATTAATAAACTTAAAATTTAATTGTAAAAATTGTTCCGGCTCCTTCAGTACTTTCAATTTCAATAGTGCCGCCAAAAGTTTCAATCTGATTCTTAGTCATAAATAATCCCACTCCCTTACTGTCATATCCCGGGTGAAAAACTTTATGAAGTTTAAAAACCTGATTGCCGTATTTCTGAAGATTAATGCCAAGTCCGTTATCCTTAACTTCTAAACATGTATCTCCGCTGTCGTTTTTATATGTAGATATTTTAATTTGGGGAGGTACTTCAGGATTTCTATACTTTATAGAATTATTAATCAAATTGAATAATATACTCTCGAGATAAATATTGGGATAAAAAATTTCATTTATTTCGAGGTCAAGAATTATTTTCGCATCACTGACTTTTATAATCCCGTGCAACTGGTTTTTAATCTTTTCTATTATTTTATTTAAATCACATTTTTCGAACTCAATATTTTTATTCATTCTTACTTCTATTATATCCATTAAATCTGCTAATGTCTGAAGAAGCTGTTCAGAGCTTTCATTAAGATAATTAATGTATTCCTTTTTTTCTTCTTCATCAGTTGAATCATTATATTCATTTAAAAGAATTTTGATGTTTCCTGCAGGTCCTCTTATATTGTGAGCAACAATTCTGTTAAACTCTTCCAGCTGTCGTATCTTCTGGTTTAAATCCAGTGTAGTGGTTACAAGCTGCTTATTTTTGTTTTCTAAATCCACTATAAGCTTTTTCGATTCCGATATATCCTGTATCTGAGAGATAAAAAATCTTGGAGAACCGTCTATATTCCAAACTAAAGAAACTGTCAGTAAAGCCCAAACATAGTTTTTATTTTTATGAAGATATCTTTTCTCCATTTGATATGAATCAATTTCTTTGTTTAACATCTTACGAACAAATTCCATGTCCTTATCGAGATCATCGGGATGTGTTATTTCCTGAAACGTAAAACTACTAAGTTCCTCCACAGTATAACCCAGCATATCACACAATGCGTCATTTACTTCAATCCATTTTCCTTCAATTGAAACTAACGCTTTACCGATACCTGAATGTTTAAAAGCTTTTGAAAATTTTTGATTGCTTAGATTAATTTCTCCTTCCCTATCTTTAATGGATTGTATATCTGCCTGAGTCCCTACAATTCTTGACGGCTTGCCATCTTCAGACCATTCTGTAATAGTTCCTCTTGCAAGTATCCATTTATAACTGCCGTCTTTGCATCTCAATCTTATTTCTGAAAGATAGCTGTCTGATTTCCCCTCAAGATATTCCTGAATACAATCATGTGCATATTTCAAATCATCGGGATGTATAATTTGCCTCCAGACATCTAAATCATTTGGAAGTTCACTCGGATCATATCCCAGCATTTCTCTGGTTTTATCGGAGTAGAAGACTTCGTTTGTCTGGGGATTCCAGTCCCATATTCCATCACCGGAAGCTTCCAATGCAAGTTTCCATCGTTGCTCAGTTTCCCTAATTTTACTTTCCATTTCTTTTTTTTCTGAGATGTCAGTAATAGTAAGAGAAACTATATCTTTCCTGCTGGAAATCGGACAAACTTTTGCTTCATACCAGACATTCTGTTTAGTCTCAAATGGATCTTCGCATTCGATATACTGTAAAGCCTGATTCTCAATAGCCTTGGCAATTGCTTCTAAAAATTTATCAGTGCATTTCTCCGGAAAAACGTCATTAAAGTTTTTCCCTGTAAGTTCATTTGTATTCTTGAAAGGTAAGTTCTTATACGAACTCCAGGCATTTAAAATTTTCCCGTTCTTGTTTACCTCAATAACAACATCTTCTAAAGAAGAAACCAGCAGATCAAGTTCTTTTTTGGATTGTTCAATTTTTTTGTTAAGTTCTATTATTTCACTGACATCATAAAAGGTAACGAATACGAGTCTTTGATTCTGGTCGATAAAGATTTGTGAATTCACTGAGAGCCAGACAATAGATTTATCGCGGCGTTCAACACCCATAATTATATTTTTGCACGGATTACCTGTCTTATTTGTAATAACAGCAGGGTGCTCCTCAGGTGTGTATTGAATACCATTCTCTTTGATAGCTTTCCAGACAGGGTCATAAGAAGTTTTACCAAGTAAATGCTCTTTTGTTAGCCCAAGAAGAATTTCAGTTTTGCGGTTAAATAGGATAATTGAATTTTTTTCGTCGTGGATAACAACAGCTTCATTGATTGTATTTATGATCTCTTTTAACAGATCAATGTTATCTAAATTATTCACTGTTGATAGTATCTTTGGATGTTCGTGAAGATATATATAAAACCCGATTCTAAAAATGTAAATAAAATTTGGAACTAATTTTCTTATAATGAGTTAACACCATAATGCCAAACTAAGGCATTTTAAGTTTATTTTATATTAACTAAATTCAAACCAAATTAAACCAAACTCTCACATGAAAAAATTACTTCTTCTGTTAGTAGTTGCTGCAGGATTTTCATTCTTCAGCCCAAAAAATTCTTCAGCTCAGGCTTTAACTTTTGATGTTATCAACAATACTGGCGTAACTCTTGTTGATGTATATGTAACACCTGCTGAAACAGCAAATTGGGGAAATGATATCCTTCCAAATGACCTGTTTGAAAACGGTTCAACAGTAACAGTTAATATTCCTGCTGATTACGGCACAACATGTATGTTCGATATGAAAATAACGGACGGTGCAGGCGGACATATTACTTTCACAGGTATTGATGCTTGTAAATTAATTACATTACAAATCAATGGCGACGGCACATATTCATATGTAGCCACGAAGTAGTTTTTATCCCATTCAGTTTTACAAAAAAGGCGGAGAATATCCGCCTTTTTTGTTTGTACTAAATTTATTCTCTGATTACAATTTTCTGAATCCTCTTTCTAAATCCTTTATTATATCTTCATGATTCTCAATCCCTACAGCAAGTCTTATTAACGATTCAGAAATTCCGGTAGCAGCAAGCTGTTTCTGAGTATAAAATGGTTTCCATTGGGCAGCAGGAAGCGTTACAACGGTTTCAACTCCACCTAAACTCACTGCAAGTTTACATAATTTCAGAACTTCAACAAATTGCACAGCTTTTTTATATGTACAGTCCAGTTCAAAACTGAAACAGCCCCCGAATCCTCTCATTTGTGAAGCCGCAAGTCCATATTGCGCGTGAGATATTAATCCCGGATGATAAACCTTTTTTACTTTTAAATGCTCCTCTAAATATTGTGCAATCAGTAATGCATTTTCATTCTGCTTCTTTACTCTCATTGGTAAAGTTTTGATACTTCTTAACAATAAAGATGCATCATGTGGAGCGAGAACATGACCAACAACGTGGCCGTAATCCCAGCACTTATAAATAAATTCTTTTGAACCGCATACAACACCAGCTAAAACATCACTGTGGCCGCCAAGGTATTTTGTTGCGCTGTGAATTATAACATCAATTCCAAAATCTGCGGGATTTTGATTTATGGGAGAAGCAAATGTATTATCTATTAACGAAATTATTTTTTTCTTTTTACATAATCTTCCTATGAATTCTAAATCAGTAATTTTCATCAATGGATTTGAAGGGGTCTCGACATAAATCAGTTTTGTACTTTTCCTAACTGCTTTTTCAAATGCTTTATTATCAGTCTGGTCAACAAATGTAGTTGTAATTCCGAATGCAGGAAGAACATCTCTCAGATATTTTATTGTTGTTGCGTATAAATTACTTTGCGCAACAATATGATCCCCCGATTTCAACGTACAAGCTATTGCAGAGCTGATGGCAGCCATGCCTGAACCGAAGGCAACTGAATCTTCCGTCTTCTCTAAATCCGCACAAACTCTTGAGAGCTGCTTCAAAGTAGGTGTAGCATAGCGGGCATAAAACCCAAGAGGTCTATCCTCAACAGAGATTTTAGCCATTGTCAGCAAATCTTTGGTCTTATAGTTAACAGATTGCCAAACAGGCGGGACGACTGCTCCGGTAACATTAAATTCATCACCTGAATGAATTACAACTGTATCAAGATTTTTCATTTTGAATAAATATTAAAAATTTAGATTTTGCATTTCCTGAAAGATTACAGCTTCTACTAAAATATCTTTAATTATTTTTGGTTTTATTTCTTTTGAGTTAAAATACTGAATCCATCCTACTACTTTACATGTTCCACATCTTATTATATCAAACTTCTTTTTTAAAATCACACCCTGACTTATTCCAAACATAACACCTCCGCTTAAACCACTTCTTGGTATTGAAGTCGGCCATATAAAACAGACTCTTTTCTTCAAATAATAATAAGGAACTCCGTATGCAAATTTTTCTTCAAAGGAAGGATTTATCGATAGGACAATTTCACGCAACTGAATCGTCATTTTCTTTTCCTCTTCGGGAAGTGCGTCAATGAAAACATCAATTGCTTTATTCATAAAAAAAGCCATCCGGATTTTATCAGGATGGCTTTTAAATTATTACAAAAATTAATTAAAAGAAATTTATTTCTTTTCTGCTTTTAATTTTATTTCGATTTCTTTTTCAGATTTGTTTCTCAGGATTTTTAATTTAAGAGTGTCACCAACTCTCAAATCATTCACTACTGATAATATATCCTGTTCATTTCTAATAGGTTCACCATTTGCATTTGTAATTACGTCTTCAGTCTTCAATCCTGCATCATCTGCAGCACCGCCTTTGGCAACCTGGTTAACTATAACACCTTTGGTATCTTCAAGGTTATAGTATTTTGCAATTCTTTCATCAATTGCTTGTATATTAAATCCAACATTGAAATTTCTGTCGATTTTACCGTTGGCTTTTAAATCTTCCATAATTTTTCTTACTCGATTTATGGAAATGGCAAAACCAACACCTATACTTCCGTTGTTTCCATTACCGCCGGTATAAATAATAGTGTTCATTCCAATCACCTCACCGTCCACGTTAACTAACGGTCCGCCTGAGTTACCTGCATTAATTGATGCATCTGTCTGAATCATATTAATATATGAACGTCTGCCGTCTGCGGCGACTTTCATATTTGTAGCGCTTATAACTCCGACTGTAACAGTTGGCTTATCATTGATTTCAAATAATCCGAAAGGATTTCCAAGAGCGATTGCCCACTCACCGATTATTACATCATCTGAATTTCCTAACGGAAGATAAGGAAGATTTCCTTTATCTATTTTTAATAATGCTACGTCAGTATTCGGATCAGAACCGATTAACTTAGCTGAAACAGTTTCACCGGTTGTTAAAGTGACAGATATTTTCGTTGCATTCCCTGCTACGTGGTCATTGGTTAAAATATATCCATCCTGAGAAATTATGTATCCTGAACCAAGGCCTCTTACAATTTGCTTTTGAGGTCCCTGCTGTCCCCTGTCTCCGAAAAACTGTCTGAAGAAAGGGTCGTTTCCCCAAAAATTCGCAAACGGGTCTTGTATCTCTCTTACTTCTTCAACATTAATACCAACGATGCATGGAGATACTTTAGCCACTGCGCGCGTTATCGCAGTCTGACGTGATTCACTGATTTTCTGATTGTCCTGTCTTTCAGTATTGGAAACTAATCTCACGTTTTTATCGGGATTGTTTCCGGAAAAGAAAATTTTTCCAAGGATTACTCCGCTGGAAAGAACCAGTATTGCTATTGAGGAGATTAAAAATATTTTTGATTTAGACATTGTATTAAGAGCTGGGCTTGTTAATGTATTACTTTGCATTCTTCTTTTTAATTAATAAATATTTTTAATGTACGTATTACTTCTTCAAATGTTTTTTAACTTTGCGGATTATTTCATGTCGGTCAATTTTATATTTGCTCATTAATTGTTCCATAGTTCCGCTCTCGCCGAACGTATCATTAACTGCTACATAATCCATTTGTGTAGGTCTGCGAAGTGATAGAACTTCAGCAACTGCGCTGTAAAGTCCGCAATGTTTCTGGTGGTCTTCGCAAGTAATAATCAAACCTGTTTCTTCTGCGCATTTTAAAATAGTATCTTCATCAATTGGTTTTATTGTGTGCATATTTACAACTCTTGCGCTGATGCCTTCTTTTTTCAATTCATTGGATGCAATTATTGCTTCCCAGACTAATAATCCGTTTGCTATTAATGTAACATCAGAACCATCTATTAAAGTGTCCGCTTTTCCGAATTCAAACGGAGCATTAGCATCTGTATAGTTAGCCGTCTTATCTCTATAAAATCTTATGTAGAAAGGTTTATCATACTTAGCGCATTCTAAAACGGCTCTGTATGTTTGATTATAATCGCAAGGTGTTACTACTGTCATGTGCGGAAGTATTCTCATAATACCGACATCTTCCAGAGACTGATGTGTTGCGCCGTCGGGACCTACGGAAATACCGCAGTGCGATGCGCAAATTTTCACATTCATCTGGCTGTATGCAATGGATTGTCTAATCTGGTCGAATGGTCTGCCTGTAGCAAACTCACCGTATGTGGATGCAAAAGGAATTTTGCCGGTAAGCGCTAAGCCTGCTGCTACTCCCATCATATCCTGTTCGGCTATACCGACAGAAAAGAATCTGTCAGGGAATGCATCACGAAAAATATTAGTTTTAACTGAGCCCGAAACATCGCCCCCAAGGACTACTACATTAGGATTCTCTTTGCCGAGAACCATTAAAGCATCTGCAAAACCCTGTCTTGTTTCTTTCAATTCAGGATTATCAATGTTAAAAGACATTTTTATATGATTCAAATATTAATAAAATACAAAAATACTTTAATAATAACTGCATTTCAAATCAAATAAAAATGCCTTATATCACCTTCTTACCTTGTAAGCGTACCAGAATGAGAAAACAAGAAGACCGACAAAAATTACTCCGAAAATTATTAACTGTATTCTCGTTTTAAGTCTGTCTTTTTTTCTTTGGATTCTTTCCATTTCGAGATCGTCATTGACGAAATCACCCTTTGAGGGGTCCCAATTTTTATAAATATTTATGCTCATAGTTTTAATACGATAATTTTTTCTAAATAGATTAATTTTTAATTAAATTTTAATTTAACTAAAAATAAAATTCACCTTTACTTTGTATAATTACAAATTTTATTTCCCGGAAGCGGGAATAGATTACGACCCGGATTTAGTAATCTGCTAAAACCCAGTAAGGATTGGAATAGTTTATTGGGAGTTGGTATTTAAAGAACCATAAACATACAAAAATACATATAATTTTTTAATTTTCAAACAATATTAAGCGTTAAAGAATGAATTTTATATATACTGATGACTTTTCCATTTTTCTTCTTGAGTATATTAACAAAAATATCAGCTTAAATACTCCCGATAGTGTAAATTTTTTTCAAATTTTCGTTTTACTGGTATGCTCATTCTTATTGAGTGTACTTTTTATTAAACTGTATAATCGCCAAGTTAATTTTAAACATTATAATCCTTCGGAATATGATGCCAGGCTCAGAAAGTTTGGCGGTCTGCTATATTTACTTCTACCAATATTGGTTTTTGATCTTATAAGAAATTTATATCAATTATGTTCGTTTGGATATTTGTATACGGATAAAGCTCATTTCTTTTTAACTGAAATAAATGATACTTTTTTACGAAATTGGTGGAGTATTATTATTTATTTTATCGTATTCACCGGAAGTTTTAAAGTTGTTTTCTCTTTTTTTAATTTATTCTTTTTTATAAATAGAAAGCGCCTCTTTAAATTTCTTATGCTCTATTATATACCGTTGAGTGTTATTTTTTACGGAATAAAATATTTTTTAATCACTCAGGTAGTAGAACCTAACCATGTAATAATCTATACAGTGTTTACACAATGGAGTGAATCAATTTATGCTTCAGTAATAATTTTCTTTTATATATTGCTTTCAAGAAGAATTAACGGAGCTTTTTCAAAATAATTTTCAAAGATTTAAATGGATAACAAAGTAAGATTAACACAAATGGTCACTTCTGCCGGATGCGCAGCAAAAATATTTCCTCACATTTTATCAGATGCTTTAAAGGGAATCAACTGGCCGACCAATGAAAATGTAATAGTGGGATTTGAAGGAAAAGATGATGCGGGTGTTTACAAAATAAATGATGAACTTGCGCTGATACATACCACGGATTTTTTTACTCCGGTAGTGGATGATCCCTATACCTATGGTCAGATTGCGGCTACTAATGCATTAAGCGATGTTTATGCAATGGGCGGAACTCCCATAAACGCACTCAATATACTTGCTTTCCCACAGAAAGAAGACATCAGCATTATTAAAGAAATTCTATCAGGCGGTGCTGATAAAGTCAGAGAAGCCAACTGTGTAATTATCGGCGGGCATTCAGTTGATATCACAAATATTTTATACGGCTTAGCAGTTACAGGGACTATAAATCCGAAAGATATTAAAGGTAACGATGGTGCAAAAAAAGGTGATGTGCTTATATTAACAAAAGGATTAGGTACAGGAGTTTTAAATAATATGGTTAAGTTTTCTGAATTAAGTCCGGAAATTTACAAGGGCCTAATTTCTTCAATGACTCGATTGAACAGAAATGCTTCCGAATGTATGGTTCGAGCAAATGCAAATGCATGTACTGATGTTACCGGATTTGGTTTTGCCGGGCATGCAATGCAGCTTGCAAAAGCTAGCAATGTGAAACTTGTAATAGATGCAAATAAACTTCCTGTTTTAGATGGAGCAATAAATGCCGTTGAAAATAGTTTTCTTACACGCGGAGATAAATCCAACAGAGAATACACTAAAGATTTTTATTCGACTAAAGGAACAGTTAATAAAACTATCGAGCATCTGATTTTTGACCCTCAGACATCAGGAGGACTATTAATTTCTGTTCCCGAAAAAAATTCCGAAGCATTACTCATTGATTTAAAGAACAATGGAGATGAAAAAACTGCAATTATAGGTTATGTGGATAAACGAGAAGAATATCCTGCAGGTACTTTTATTTTAGAATATTGAGAATAGAAAAAATGATTCCCGAAATACGAACAGATAAAGAGTTATTTGAATTTATTCAGAATGCTAGAATTGATGAAAGTATTTCATTAAAAGATATTTTCTCAAAATACTTATTTGAGCAGATTAATATAGATGACCTGCTTAAAAAAATTAGAAGCGAAAACACTTTATTAATCGATGCAAGAAGTGAAAAAGAATTTAACGAATCTTCCCTGCCCTTTGCAAAAAACTTTCCTGTATTAAATAATCTCGAAAGACATAACGTAGGTTTGCTTTATAGAAAATATTCGCAGTCTGCGGCAGTCTGGCTGGCAACAGAGTATGCAAATCCAAAATCAGTTTCTTTACAAAAATTTCTAACTGATAATGAAGCAAACAAAAAAGATGTAATTGTTTTTTGCTGGAGAGGCGGCGGACGAAGCAAGTATCTTTCAAAAATGATTTCCGATTTGGGATACAATGTAAAGTTTTTATCCGGTGGACAGAAAGCTTACAGAAAAAGAGTAAATGATTTTTTTTCAAATCAAAATCAAAAATACAATCTACTCGAGTTGCGAGGGATGACTGGTTCAGGCAAAACAGAACTCCTGAATGCTTTAAAAAATGATTTACCTGTAATAGACCTTGAATTCGCTGCAAAACACTATTCAAGTTTATTCGGAAATATTCCGTATGATATAAATAATTTTCCGCGCGTTAAAAATCAAAGCGCTTTTGAAAATTCATTGTTTGAACAATTCGCAAAATATGATTTAGAGAGTCCCCCTTTATTTTTAATAGAGAGTGAAAGTAAACGCGTCGGTGATTTTGAAATCCCTGCACCTTTATATAGAGCGATTGAAGAGACGCCATGTATCCAGATAAATTCAAGCTTTGAAAATAGAATAAGGCGTATTGTAAAAGATTATTTCGGTGAAGATAATAGGGGGTTAGAACCAATGAAAAAAATATTCGCAGACCGTGAAAAATTTTTCAAGGCGCAGTTAAGCACAGAAGTTTACGGAAGATTATTGGACTATTTAGAAAAGGGTGAAGTAAGTAAATTTACCGACGAAATGATGGAGAAATATTATGATAAACGTTACAAAGTTAAACCAAAAGAGCCCATTGCCGAGATAAGCTCTGATAATATCAGAGAAGCAAAATCACAAGTAATTGAAATTTATAAAAAATTATAAAAGTTTAATTGGATTTATTTACAATAGTATTAACAGTCTTAGGTCTTTGTTTATTTGAAATAATAAGCAGCGTTGATAATGCAATTATAAATGCAGAAGTATTATCAACAATGTCCGAGAAAGCCCGGAAGTGGTTTCTGTTCTGGGGACTCCTATTCGCAGTTTTTCTTGTGCGCGGGTTGCTTCCTCTTGTAATAATTTACTTTACTGTTCCGAACTTAAGTCTTGGCGGCGCAATAACTGCAGCCTTCAGCAGTGACCCGCAGGTTCATAAAGCCATTGATGATGCTTCCCCTGTTTTACTTATTGGCGGTGGTACATTTCTTGTCTTTTTATTTTTATACTGGCTCTTTCAGGAAGAAAAGCATTACGCATTTAAAATTGAAAAATTCTTTGCTAAACATGGAATCTGGTTTTATGCAATAGCTTCTATTATTTTATCAGGGCTGATCTGGTTTTCTGTTAAGCTGAATCCTGTAATGGCTTTCGGAGCAGCAATGGGTGCTTCGGCATTTTTCCTCACCTCGGGATTCAAGACAAACGCCGAAGAACAGGAAAAGAAATTAATGAAAAGAGGTATGTCTGATATAAGCAAAATAATTTATCTTGAGCTGATTGATGCAACATTTTCTATTGACGGAGTTTTAGGTGCATTTGCTTTCACATTATCAGTACCATTGATTTTAGTAGGAAACGGATTGGGAGCATTAGTGCTGAGACAGTTAACTGTCGGCAACATTGACAGGATAAAACAATATTTATATCTGAAAAACGGCGCATTATATTCCGTATTTTTCCTTGGAATAATAATGATAATAGACAGCTTCAGATTACATATTCCCGAATGGGTTTCTCCTGCTATTACATTTTTAATTGTTGGCTATTTTTTCTACAGGTCGAGGAAAGAAATTAATCGTAAAGAAAGATTACAAAGTAAAAAAGGGGCTTAAAGCCTTTTTTTTTTAAAAAAAAGTTTGCAATTTATTTTATTAAGACCATCCGCTTGTTAGCCACAAAATTATTAAAACCGGATACAGCAGTTAAAGAATAGAAATAAACTCCGCTTGCAAAATTTGAAGCATTGAATTTTATTGTGTTATATCCTGCCTTAACATCAGCGTTTAATAATTCAGCAACCAATCTTCCTGTCACATCAAAAATATTTAATGTCACTCGGGAGTCCACAGGTAAATCAAAATTAATTGTAGTTGAGGAATTAAAAGGATTCGGATAATTTTGCTGTAAAGCAAAGATGTTAGGAATTCCTATATAAACGTCATTTGCTAAATTGTAATATTTAAAGTTGCCATTGAAATCAATTTGTCTTAATCTATACTTATATTTCCCTGTTGCAACATTTTTTTCTTCGTAAGAATAATTATTAATTTGATTTGAAGTTCCGTTTCCATTTACGAATGTAAGAACTTGCCAATTTAAATTATCTAAAGATTTTTGAACCTCAAACCCTTTATTGTTAATTTCGCTTACTGTACTCCAGTTTAATCTTATATCATTCCTATTCACACTTGCATTGAAATTACTCAACTCAACAGGTAACGGTGAATCACTTTGAAGAGATACTTTGAAAGTCCCTTTAGAAGGATCATTAGTGGTAATATCAAGTGTTGCATTTTCAACATTATCTGATGTACTCTCATTTTTTCCTGGTGGTTTTGCTAATGGATTACACTGCACTCGAAATAATCCACTATCGTTTGGGGCAATTGCTCCAGGCAACGAGGAAAGCAAGCTATACTTGCCTGCATATGTACCTGAAAATAAAGCTGCAGATACTGTTAAGTTTGAGGTGCCTTTATTCTTGAGATAAAAATTTAATGTATCCAATGAACTTGTCGATGTGAAATATAAAATTGAATCAGCCGGATTATCTAACTTTGCACATGCGCTTAATGTACCTGAGGTTTTATATAGCGTAATGAAAATACTATCAGCAGTTCCTGAATAAATATCATAATTGTTATAGTACAAAATATTCCAGTTTCCTCCTGCGTCTAATCCATTATATCCTCTGAATAAATATTCAGGTTTATAAAACCCGTTTGTAAAAGGATCAGTTCCTTCACTCCAGAATTGCGAAGCTGAATCCACCGAAGTTGCATTTGTTATTCCGGTTGTAAAATTAAAAGGACCGTTATTTGCAAATATACATTTTCTGTTGAAAGATGAATTGGAGTTCGGGTTAACGAGAATAAGCTTATAAACAAGATTTGCCTGATGTCT
This is a stretch of genomic DNA from Bacteroidota bacterium. It encodes these proteins:
- a CDS encoding PAS domain S-box protein → MNNLDNIDLLKEIINTINEAVVIHDEKNSIILFNRKTEILLGLTKEHLLGKTSYDPVWKAIKENGIQYTPEEHPAVITNKTGNPCKNIIMGVERRDKSIVWLSVNSQIFIDQNQRLVFVTFYDVSEIIELNKKIEQSKKELDLLVSSLEDVVIEVNKNGKILNAWSSYKNLPFKNTNELTGKNFNDVFPEKCTDKFLEAIAKAIENQALQYIECEDPFETKQNVWYEAKVCPISSRKDIVSLTITDISEKKEMESKIRETEQRWKLALEASGDGIWDWNPQTNEVFYSDKTREMLGYDPSELPNDLDVWRQIIHPDDLKYAHDCIQEYLEGKSDSYLSEIRLRCKDGSYKWILARGTITEWSEDGKPSRIVGTQADIQSIKDREGEINLSNQKFSKAFKHSGIGKALVSIEGKWIEVNDALCDMLGYTVEELSSFTFQEITHPDDLDKDMEFVRKMLNKEIDSYQMEKRYLHKNKNYVWALLTVSLVWNIDGSPRFFISQIQDISESKKLIVDLENKNKQLVTTTLDLNQKIRQLEEFNRIVAHNIRGPAGNIKILLNEYNDSTDEEEKKEYINYLNESSEQLLQTLADLMDIIEVRMNKNIEFEKCDLNKIIEKIKNQLHGIIKVSDAKIILDLEINEIFYPNIYLESILFNLINNSIKYRNPEVPPQIKISTYKNDSGDTCLEVKDNGLGINLQKYGNQVFKLHKVFHPGYDSKGVGLFMTKNQIETFGGTIEIESTEGAGTIFTIKF
- a CDS encoding trypsin-like peptidase domain-containing protein, with translation MSKSKIFLISSIAILVLSSGVILGKIFFSGNNPDKNVRLVSNTERQDNQKISESRQTAITRAVAKVSPCIVGINVEEVREIQDPFANFWGNDPFFRQFFGDRGQQGPQKQIVRGLGSGYIISQDGYILTNDHVAGNATKISVTLTTGETVSAKLIGSDPNTDVALLKIDKGNLPYLPLGNSDDVIIGEWAIALGNPFGLFEINDKPTVTVGVISATNMKVAADGRRSYINMIQTDASINAGNSGGPLVNVDGEVIGMNTIIYTGGNGNNGSIGVGFAISINRVRKIMEDLKANGKIDRNFNVGFNIQAIDERIAKYYNLEDTKGVIVNQVAKGGAADDAGLKTEDVITNANGEPIRNEQDILSVVNDLRVGDTLKLKILRNKSEKEIEIKLKAEKK
- a CDS encoding aminotransferase class I/II-fold pyridoxal phosphate-dependent enzyme, whose protein sequence is MKNLDTVVIHSGDEFNVTGAVVPPVWQSVNYKTKDLLTMAKISVEDRPLGFYARYATPTLKQLSRVCADLEKTEDSVAFGSGMAAISSAIACTLKSGDHIVAQSNLYATTIKYLRDVLPAFGITTTFVDQTDNKAFEKAVRKSTKLIYVETPSNPLMKITDLEFIGRLCKKKKIISLIDNTFASPINQNPADFGIDVIIHSATKYLGGHSDVLAGVVCGSKEFIYKCWDYGHVVGHVLAPHDASLLLRSIKTLPMRVKKQNENALLIAQYLEEHLKVKKVYHPGLISHAQYGLAASQMRGFGGCFSFELDCTYKKAVQFVEVLKLCKLAVSLGGVETVVTLPAAQWKPFYTQKQLAATGISESLIRLAVGIENHEDIIKDLERGFRKL
- a CDS encoding response regulator, coding for MINGKTVFVGLVDDDKVFQFITAKVLKSLNIIDRLFQFENGQELLEYVIKNSNTPEEIPDVIFLDIQMPFMDGWQFLKEYSNLKINLPKKICFYILSSSISLIDKQQVKLFPFVKDYLVKPIGREDYIKILESVYN